Within the Candidatus Coatesbacteria bacterium genome, the region GAAACTAACCCGGCCGACAGCTAACCATTCCCGAGGAGGGTCATGCGCAGATTCTTAGTCGTCTCCATCTTGTTACTCACCGTTGCTACGTTATTATCAGGCTGCCGCCCACCGGCACCCGAACCCGGTGACTACACCGAACGCGAACCCCTGGAGCCCTTCTACGTCCACATGCGGGCCACCGGAGGCTACGACCTGTCCGAGATGCGCTACGCCGAATGGACGATCGAATACGAAGGCGGCGACAAGCTGCACTACGAGTACCTGGCCGAATCCGACATGGGCCATATCGACCACAACGAAGCAGAATTGCCCGCCTGGCGCGGCTACGAACTGTGGGACGCCTTCGAAGAAGCCGGAATCTGGGAGCTCTACACCGATTCCAGCGTCGAGATGCACAACAAGGCGACCTACGAAATCGAGGTGCGCCGCGGCGGCCAGAGCAACGATTTCAGCATCTACGCCCCCGGCTATCACTCCAAGGACGGCTACGAGATCGTCGTCGACGCTATCAAGGGCTTTTTCTAGGGAGCGCCGGCTCATAACCCGACTCAACAGTAGCCTCGAGACCGGCCCCGGCCGGTCTCCTCGTCCATTACCGCTTAACCGCACGGCAATACAGTTGATAACAGCCCCCGCGGACCATGTGCAACCCCCAATCCCGCGGCGCCGGAACTGGCACGGTTTTTGCATCTCGGCACCCGTTAATAAACGCTGCTAACGGGTCGCCTCCGCAAAAACCGTGCCAGTTCCGGCGTTCGTCAGTGACGGTGGGCGGTGTTTACTTCAGGCTGTTATCAACTGTTTTGCCGCTGGTGATGCCGCGTTGCTTGACGGGGTAATAACGGAGTAATAAAGGAGGAGACCCGGTAAGGGGTCTCCGTGGCGCGGCGGACGGGACTCGAACCCGCAACTTCCGGCGTGACAGGCCGGTGCTCTGACCGAATTGAACTACCGCCGCGTGTGGGGCAGGTGTTGCCCGGTTGAATTGAGCGTCTTTGGGAGTGACGGATCAGCCTGGGGAGTTGGGCTGTTGAGGCATCCCCGTCGAGCATTGGAGCGTTTTCATAACCCGACTCATTTTACCCGGCATCAATTGTGGCACCGGGAGGCTGAGGGGGATATTGGCTGTGGACGGGCTTGTCTGTAGTTTTCCCGATCTTCTTAACCCGGTCATTAATTCAGTACCGCTAGTCGGGGTTGGCCGTTGGGCGCGGCGAGCGAGGTTATCGGGAGGAGATCCGTGGCTATCCGTTGAACGTGCCCCCGTTGAATGTGCCCCCGCTGTCCGCGTCCCCGTTGTACGCTTTCCCGTTGTCCGCGCCCCGTTGTACGCTCCCCGTTGTACGCTCCCCGTTGTCCGCTTTCCCGTTGTACGCGCCCCGTTGTAACCCGGCCCCAATTCAGCCCCGGTGGTGGGCGGAACAGGGATTGAACCTGTGACCTCCGGTTTGTAAGACCGGCGCTCTCACCGACTGAGCTACCCGCCCGGAGCAAGGTCGTTTCCCGGTTCCTGGGTGGTGGGTACGTGGGAGAGGGGATTGTAAGCCGGGCCGGGGTTGAGTGTCAAGGGGAATGTGGGGTTGGGGTTAAGGTGTGGGAGTGTCCGCGACGGACGAGCCGCGGAGGTTGTAGTTCGGTTCGGCGTCGTATAGCGGCGCTGTCCTCGCCGTTAGGGTGTGGTTCGGTGAGGGGGAGGTGCGGCGTTGGGCCGTTGGCTCAGGATTCGGCTTGGCGGCGCTGTTTGAACTCCTTGAGCCGCATGAAGGTCGGCCGTTGGAGGTCCTCCTCGCGGTCGTAGAGGCGGTTGAAGTGGACGACGGTCTCGCCCTGTTCGTTTTCCTGTCGTTCGAGGGCGTCGAGTTCGTCGATCAGGTTGTCGGAGATTTGGCTTTCGCTGGTTTCCTCTTCCGTGGGTTGGGCGAGTTTGGCCCGTCGAGTGAAGCCGGTGGCGATGACGGTGACGGTGACCTGATCGGAGAGGTTGGATTCGACGACGCCGAAGACGATCTCGGCGTCGTCGTCGACGACGTCGCGGATCGAGTTGAGGGCTTCGTCGACGGCGTAGAGTGGCAGGTCCTGGGGGGCGGTGATATTGACCAGGACGCCCATGGCGCCGTCGATGGAGACCCCGTCGAGCAGGGGGGAGTTGACGGCGTTCTGGACGGCGTCGCCGATGGCGTTCTCTCCGGTGCCGTAGCCGGTGCCCATCAGGGCCTGGCCCATGCCGCTCATGACGGTTTTAACGTCGGCGAAGTCGACGTTGATCATCCCGGGGACCATGATGATGTCGGAGATGCCCTGGACGGCCTGGTGGAGGATGTCGTCGGCCATGGCGAAGGCGTTGTGGAAGGAGGTGCGTTTTTCGACGACGGCCAGCAGGCGCTGGTTGGGGATGACGATCAGGGTGTCGACGTTGGCGGCCATCTCTTCGAGGCCCTTTTCGGCCTTGCGGGCGCGGGCGGGGCCTTCGAAGTTGAAGGGTTTTGTGACGACGCCGACGGTTAGGATGCCGAGCTCTTTGGCCATTTCGGCGATGGCGGGGGCGGCGCCGGTGCCGGTGCCGCCGCCGAGTCCGGCGGTGATGAACAGCATATCGGAGCCACGCACGGCGGCCAGGAGCTCCTCGCGGCTCTCCTCGGCGGCTTCGCGACCGATCTCGGGTTTGGCTCCGGCTCCGAGTCCGCCGGTGAGTTTTGCGCCGAGTTGGATTTTGTTGTGGGCGGCGTTCTGGAGCAGGGCCTGGGCATCGGTGTTGGCGGCGATGAACTCGACACCGCGCAGCTCCGCTTCGACCATGCGGTTGACGGCGTTGCCGCCTCCGCCACCGACGCCGATGACTTTCAGATCGGCGAAGGTGTTGGGTTTTTCATTGAGCAGTTCCAGCATGGTTGACTCCTTGGGTTAAAAGAAATCTTTGAGCCAGCTTTTCATCCGGTTGATGATGTTTTCGAACAGGGAGCCCTCGTTGAGGTTTGTACCGTGGTGGCGGCCTTCGGCGGCGTAGAGAACGAGCCCGACGCCGGTGGAGTAGGCGGGGTCGTCGACGGAGTCGAACAGGCCGCCCATCGGTTGGGGTTTGGCGAGGCGGACGGGGGCGCCGAAGACGCGCTCGGCGAGATCGCAGGCCCCGGGGAGCTTGCTGGCGCCGCCGGTGAGGACATAGCCGGCGCGGAAGGCGTCGGCGAATTTGCTCTTGACGATCTCGCCCTTGACGAGTTCAAAGATCTCGGCCATCCGGGGCTCGATGATATCGACGAGCTGGTTACGCGACACCAGGCGGGGCGGACGGCCGCCGACGCTGGGAACCTCGATCATTTCCTCGGCGCCGACGAGATCGTAGGAGGCTGAGCCGTGGGCGCACTTGAGGACCTCGGCCTGTTTCGTGGGGGTGCGCAGGCCGATGGAGACGTCGTTGGTGACGTTGTTGCCGCCGAGGGCGATGATCGAGCTGAAGCGCAGGGCGCCGTCGATGATCATGGCGATGTCGGTGGTGCCGCCGCCGATATCGACCAGGGCCACGCCCAGCTCCTCCTCGTCCTCGGTCAGGACGGCGCGGGAGCTTGCCAGTGGTTCGAGGACGATATCGGCGACCTTGAGTCCGGCGCGCTCGACGCTCTTGACGATGTTCTGCACGCTGGTGACGGCGCCGGTGACGATGTGGACCTCGGATTCGAGGCGCACACCGCTCATACCGACGGGGTTCTTGATGCCGTCCTGATCGTCGACGATGTACTCCTGGGGCAGGACGTGGATGACCTCGCGATCGAGGGGGATGGCGATGGCCTGGGCGGCGTCGATGACCCGTTTGACGTCGTGCTCGCGGATCTCGTGATCCGAGGAGCTGACGGCGATGACCCCGCGGGAGTTGAAGCTTTTGATGTGGCCGCCGGCGACGCCGGCGAAGATGGCGCCGACCTCGACGTCGGCCATCAACTCGGCCTTGGAGACGGCCTCGGAGATACTCTTGACGCAATCCTCGATGTGGACCACGACGCCCCGGCGGAGGCCCTGGGCCGGCGCCGTGCCGACGCCGATGATCTCGGGCGCGCCGTCAGTGACTTCGGCGATGATGGCGCAGATCTTCGTCGTGCCGATGTCCAGACCGACGACGACGTTGGGGGCTTGTCTGTGGGCCATGATGGGCCTCCTCGTTAGAGTTCGGCTGCGGGTTCCGCGATTACCAGGAGCTCCTCGCCGGGAGTGGGCCGCGGCGGCGGAGGCGGGGCCTGATCACCGCCGCGGGCGACGATCTGACCCTCGTAGCGGGCGTCCAGGGCGCTGTAGCCGGTCAGGCGTTCGCGGCTCCAGACGGCCTGCAGGGCGGCCAGCAGAGCGTCTTCGGTTTTTCGGGGCAGATAGATGTCGCCGCCGTCGGCGATCCGGCCGCGCAGGCCGCCGTCGACCGGGGTCAGTTCCAGCAGTTCATCGGCCAGGGGCAGGGCCAGGCACTGCATCTCGTCACACAGGGCGCAGGCGGCCAGCAGGTCCTCGTCGCTGTGGCGTTCGAGTTCGCCGAGCCGCGGGAGTATCTCTTCGGGGACGTAGACGGGCAGATCGAAGCCACCGGCGTCCAGCAGGGTACGGGGCAGGACGGTGCCGTCGCCGGCCAGGAGCTGGAGCTCGCCGCCGCCGAGCCAGAGTACGGGAGTGCGCTCGCTGAGCTGGACGACGAGTTTGTCCGGATATTCCTTCTCGACCCGGGCCCGCTGGATGAAGGGGTTGCGTTCCAGCCGTTCTTCGAGCTCCTCGACCTCGAGGGCGAAGAGGTTTTCTTCCAGCGGCAGCGCGGCCCGGATCTCCTCGTCGCCGACCACGGCGTTGCCGGCCACGGCGACGCGCCGCAGGGCGAAGTGGTCGGAGCGCAGGTAGAGAACGACGGCGACGCAGATCACGGCCAGACTGACCAGGGCGATCATCCAGCGGGCGCGGCGACCCAGGCGCTGGAACAGACCTTCACTGCGACGGCGGCCGTCGATGTTCATCGTCGGTCTCCCTGGTGAGGGTTGAACTCGCCGGCCAGACGGACCTCGGTCTGCAGTTCGAGGCCGTGGCGCTCCCGCACGCATTGCCTGACCAGCCGGATGAGTTCGTAGAAGTCGGCGGCGCTGGCCTTGCCGGTGTTGATCATGAAGTTGGCGTGCTTGTCGCTGATTTGGGCTCCGCCGATCCGGCGCCCCTTGAGACCGCAGGCCTCGATCAGCATGGCGGCGGTGCGCTCCCGGGAGGGGTTCTTGAAGACGCTGCCGCAGTTGGGATATTCGAGGGGGTGCTTGCCCTCGCGGTCGGTGGTCAGCAGTTGGTGGCGCTCCAGCAGCTCCCGGGGGTCGCGGCGTTCCAGCTTGAGCATGGCGCCGGTGATCACGGCGCCCGGGGGCAGCTCGACGCGGCGGTAGCCGTAGTCGATTTCGTGGGCGTCGACCAGGGTCACCCGGCCCGAGGGCAGGGCCAGCTCGATCCAAGCCACCCGGGGCCAGATGGCCGTTCCATAAGCGCCGGCGTTCATCGCCAGGGCGCCGCCCAGGCTGCCGGGGATGCCGTAGAGGTCCTCCAGGCCGCCGAGACCCGTGGCCGCCAGACGGTCGAGGAGAACGGCCAGGCGCAGTCCGGCGGCGGCGATACAGCGGCGACCCTCGATGATGACCTTGCCTTCGTCGAAGCCCGGGCCGAGGTGCAGCACCAGGCCGTCGAAGCCGTCATCGGCCACCAGCAGGTTGGTGCCCCGACCCAACAGCAGGACGGGGACGCCGGCCTCGTCGGCCAGCCGCAGGGTGGTGGCGGCGTCGATGGCCGCGTCGGGCTCGACGAGGATCCTCGCCGGACCGCCCACACCCAGCCAGGTGTAGTCGGCCAGGGGCGTCCCCCGGCGATAGGGGATGCGCCTGGTCTTCAACTGCTGGACTAACTCCTCGCTGGTCATGCTTTTCCCATGGACGTGGCGCGCTGCGGCCGGTTCAGTCGGCGCGGGCCTCCTTGAGGGCGCTGACGATTTCGCGGGCGGTTTCCCAGATGTTGCCGGCGCCGAGGACCAGGATCAGCTCGTCGTCGGTGAGCATGTCGGCCAGTTTGGCCGGTATCTCGCGCCGGTCGGCGATGTAGGTCACGTCGCGGTGGCCGTGGCGACGGACGCCCTCGGCCAGCTTGGCCGCCGAAACCCCGGGGATGGCGGGCTCGCCGGCGGGGTAGATGTCGGTGACGATCAGGCGGTCGGCCTGGTAGAAGCAGCGCTGGAAGCGTTCGAAGAGGGCCTTGGTCCGGGTGTAACGGTGGGGCTGAAAGACGGCGGTGATCCGTCGTCCGGCCTTGGCCCAGCCGCTCTTGATGGCCTCCAGGGTGGCCTCGATTTCGGTGGGATGGTGGGCGTAGTCGTGGAGCACGGTCAGGCCGCCGATGTTGCCGATGTTCTGCAGGCGCATCTCGATGCCGCGGAAGCTGCGCAGGCCGCGGATGATCTGTTCCGGCGTCGCCCCGACCTCCAGGGCCACGGCGGCGGCGGCCAGGCTGTTGAGGACGTTGTGGCGTCCGGGCAGGTTGAGGTCGACCTCGCCCAGCTCCTCGGCGCCGCGGTAGAGCTTGTACTTGGCGCTCATCGGCAGCAGGGTGAGCTCCCGAGCGATGACGTCGCACTGGGTGGTGAAGCCGTAGGTGATGTAGCGTCGCTTGAGCTTGGGGATCATGTCCTGGACGGCCTCGTCGTCGAGACAGACCACCGTGGCGCCGTAGAAGGGCACCTGGTTGGCGAAGCGGGCGAAGGCCTCCTTGATCTGCTCGAAGCCGCCGTAGTAGTTGAGGTGGTCGGCGTCGATGTTGGTGACCACGGCGTAGGCCGGCCGGATGTCCAGGAAGGTGCCGTCGGATTCATCGGCCTCGACGATGAAGTAATCGCCCGAACCCAGGGTGGCCCCGGTGGTGTAACCCTCCCGCGGCGGCGGGGCGGCCTCGCCCTCCTCGGGCTGGGCTTCGTCGGGCAAAGTCAGGGCCGAGAGCTTGCCGCCGATGACCGCCGTCGGATCCAGGCCGGCTTCGGACAGCACGGCGTAGATGAAGCTGGCCGTGGTCGTCTTGCCGTGGGTGCCGGCGACGGCGATGGGGTAGCGCAGGCGCATGATCTCGCTGAGGATCTCCGAGCGGCTGATGACGGGGATGTTGTATTTACGCCCGGCCAGCACCTCGACGTTGTCGGCGGGGATGGCCGAGGAGACGGCGACGACGTCGGCGCCGATGACGTTCTTCTCCTGGTGGCCGACGGTTATCTGAGCCCCCAGACCGCGCAGGCGCTCGACGGTGGCCCCGGCGCGCAGGTCACTGCCCGAGACCTCGAAGCCCAGGTTGAGCAGGATCTCGGCGATTCCGGACATGCCGGCACCGCCGACGCCCACCAGGTGTACCCGGGTAACTCTGCCCAGCATCAGGGTCATGCGTTCCTCCCGTTCTCTGCGGGGGTGGCCGGCCCGGCGGTTTGCAGGGCCAGACGGGCCGCGCGCTCGGCGGCGTCGGGACGACCCAGCCGCCGCATGGCGGCGGCCATGCGGTCACGTAGCGCCGCGTCCTCGGCCAGGCGCCGAACCTCGGCGATCAGGCGCTCGGCGTCCAGCTCGGCGTCGTCGACCAGGAAGGCCGCCCCGGCGGCGGTGAAGGCCCGGGCGTTGGCCCGCTGGTGATCGGCGGCGGCGTGGGGGTAGGGGACGAAGATCGCCGGAATGCCGCAGGCGGCCAGCTCGAAGGCCCCGCCGCCGGAACGGGCCACGGCGAAATCGCTGATCGCGAAGGCCGCGCCGACGGGGTCGAGAAAGGCGGCGACGTGGGCCCGCAGACCGGCCCGGCGCACGGCGCCCTCGACGGCGTCGCGCATCGCCTCGCCGGTCTGGAGGATCCACTGGACCTCGAGTTCGGCCAGGCGCGGCGCGGCGTCGATGACGGCCTCGTTGAGCGAGCGGGCCCCGGCGCTGCCGCCGATGACCAGACCGGTGAGCCGGTCCGCTTCGAGGCCGAAAACAGAGTAATCGGCGGGGAAGGCCGTCAGCTCCGTGCGCACCGGATTGCCAGTCACCAGGGCCCGGCCCATGTTCAGGATGGCGGCGCTTTCGGGAAAGGCCACGGCGGCGGCGGACGCCAGGGGCGACAGCACGCGGTTGGTTAAACCGGGCACGGCGTTCTGCTCCAACAGCAACACCGGAACGTGGAGCATCCGGGCCGCCAGGGCGACGGGGAAACCTTCATAACCGCCGCAGACGACCACCAGTTGGGGTTCGAGCACGCGCAACAACACCCGGGCCGCCGTCACCCCGTGGAAGTTGATCAGCATGCCGCGCAGCAGCTCGAGGAAATCGGTCTGGTAGACCGGGGCCGCCGGAACGTAATGGTAGTGCCAGCCACGCTTGGAACACACCCGGCGCGGCAGCTCGAAACCGGCGCCGCAGAAGTTGATCTCCACGTCGGGACGCAGGCGCTGGATCTCGGCGCCGACGGCCACACCGGGAAACAGGTGGCCGCCGGTCTTGCCGCCGGCGAACAGGATCCGCCTTTTCAGGCGCCAGGGCGACATCAGCGCCACCTCCGCCGACGATCGGCCCGGGCGTAGATCTCGCCGTAAGGCCGGTTATAGCTATGGCCGAAACCGCGCCGACCGCCGCCGGAGCGCCGGGGCCGCGGCCGCTCGAAGCTTCGTCGCTCGACGCGGCTGCTATAGGCCGGCGAAGCTACGGGTTCGCGACGCACCCGGCTCTCGGGCAGGGGCTCGCCGACCTTGGAAGGCGCCCCGGCCAGGTTCTCCCGGGCCACGCCGGCCAGCAGAC harbors:
- the ftsZ gene encoding cell division protein FtsZ; this encodes MLELLNEKPNTFADLKVIGVGGGGGNAVNRMVEAELRGVEFIAANTDAQALLQNAAHNKIQLGAKLTGGLGAGAKPEIGREAAEESREELLAAVRGSDMLFITAGLGGGTGTGAAPAIAEMAKELGILTVGVVTKPFNFEGPARARKAEKGLEEMAANVDTLIVIPNQRLLAVVEKRTSFHNAFAMADDILHQAVQGISDIIMVPGMINVDFADVKTVMSGMGQALMGTGYGTGENAIGDAVQNAVNSPLLDGVSIDGAMGVLVNITAPQDLPLYAVDEALNSIRDVVDDDAEIVFGVVESNLSDQVTVTVIATGFTRRAKLAQPTEEETSESQISDNLIDELDALERQENEQGETVVHFNRLYDREEDLQRPTFMRLKEFKQRRQAES
- the ftsA gene encoding cell division protein FtsA translates to MAHRQAPNVVVGLDIGTTKICAIIAEVTDGAPEIIGVGTAPAQGLRRGVVVHIEDCVKSISEAVSKAELMADVEVGAIFAGVAGGHIKSFNSRGVIAVSSSDHEIREHDVKRVIDAAQAIAIPLDREVIHVLPQEYIVDDQDGIKNPVGMSGVRLESEVHIVTGAVTSVQNIVKSVERAGLKVADIVLEPLASSRAVLTEDEEELGVALVDIGGGTTDIAMIIDGALRFSSIIALGGNNVTNDVSIGLRTPTKQAEVLKCAHGSASYDLVGAEEMIEVPSVGGRPPRLVSRNQLVDIIEPRMAEIFELVKGEIVKSKFADAFRAGYVLTGGASKLPGACDLAERVFGAPVRLAKPQPMGGLFDSVDDPAYSTGVGLVLYAAEGRHHGTNLNEGSLFENIINRMKSWLKDFF
- a CDS encoding FtsQ-type POTRA domain-containing protein; the protein is MRAGAPRPRTADRGPSGRRVQPSPGRPTMNIDGRRRSEGLFQRLGRRARWMIALVSLAVICVAVVLYLRSDHFALRRVAVAGNAVVGDEEIRAALPLEENLFALEVEELEERLERNPFIQRARVEKEYPDKLVVQLSERTPVLWLGGGELQLLAGDGTVLPRTLLDAGGFDLPVYVPEEILPRLGELERHSDEDLLAACALCDEMQCLALPLADELLELTPVDGGLRGRIADGGDIYLPRKTEDALLAALQAVWSRERLTGYSALDARYEGQIVARGGDQAPPPPPRPTPGEELLVIAEPAAEL
- the murB gene encoding UDP-N-acetylmuramate dehydrogenase; protein product: MTSEELVQQLKTRRIPYRRGTPLADYTWLGVGGPARILVEPDAAIDAATTLRLADEAGVPVLLLGRGTNLLVADDGFDGLVLHLGPGFDEGKVIIEGRRCIAAAGLRLAVLLDRLAATGLGGLEDLYGIPGSLGGALAMNAGAYGTAIWPRVAWIELALPSGRVTLVDAHEIDYGYRRVELPPGAVITGAMLKLERRDPRELLERHQLLTTDREGKHPLEYPNCGSVFKNPSRERTAAMLIEACGLKGRRIGGAQISDKHANFMINTGKASAADFYELIRLVRQCVRERHGLELQTEVRLAGEFNPHQGDRR
- the murC gene encoding UDP-N-acetylmuramate--L-alanine ligase (Catalyzes the formation of UDP-N-acetylmuramoyl-L-alanine from UDP-N-acetylmuramate and L-alanine in peptidoglycan synthesis) yields the protein MLGRVTRVHLVGVGGAGMSGIAEILLNLGFEVSGSDLRAGATVERLRGLGAQITVGHQEKNVIGADVVAVSSAIPADNVEVLAGRKYNIPVISRSEILSEIMRLRYPIAVAGTHGKTTTASFIYAVLSEAGLDPTAVIGGKLSALTLPDEAQPEEGEAAPPPREGYTTGATLGSGDYFIVEADESDGTFLDIRPAYAVVTNIDADHLNYYGGFEQIKEAFARFANQVPFYGATVVCLDDEAVQDMIPKLKRRYITYGFTTQCDVIARELTLLPMSAKYKLYRGAEELGEVDLNLPGRHNVLNSLAAAAVALEVGATPEQIIRGLRSFRGIEMRLQNIGNIGGLTVLHDYAHHPTEIEATLEAIKSGWAKAGRRITAVFQPHRYTRTKALFERFQRCFYQADRLIVTDIYPAGEPAIPGVSAAKLAEGVRRHGHRDVTYIADRREIPAKLADMLTDDELILVLGAGNIWETAREIVSALKEARAD